In Tachysurus fulvidraco isolate hzauxx_2018 chromosome 1, HZAU_PFXX_2.0, whole genome shotgun sequence, a single window of DNA contains:
- the LOC113635195 gene encoding heat shock transcription factor, Y-linked-like, whose translation MSGNVDSAEGAEISAGMEVRINRRNFPINLWNLVNDPQICSICWDDSGEGILICPEAFKAEVLSKTNKEKIFRTTNFISFVRQLNLYGFTKVCPDYKITLTAVSFIQHYFNPNFKRANPELLANLKRLTPSNRAKLATGQDVSNHPSTFHPVLNSPDISAVVVAENLCCIPGSLDSNMPCSQQEVASSAHCGSYPDSFSHLQHTDQDPNWESAHVQDDLFSQLQHTDQDPNVESAHVQDDLFSQLQHTDQDPNVESAHVQDNLFSHLLYTDQDPDPRKNHMNLDTVFDAEDEMQAADFFTLLDL comes from the exons ATGAGTGGAAACGTCGATTCAGCAGAAGGAGCCGAGATATCAG CTGGGATGGAAGTCCGGATCAACCGAAGAAACTTTCCCATCAACTTGTGGAATTTGGTGAATGATCCTCAGATTTGTTCAATCTGCTGGGATGACAGTGGGGAAGGAATTCTAATCTGTCCAGAGGCCTTCAAAGCTGAAGTGCTGTCTAAAACCAACAAGGAGAAGATTTTCAGAACTACTAATTTCATCAGTTTTGTTCGTCAGCTAAACCTGTATGGCTTCACAAAAGTTTGCCCAGACTATAAGATCACATTGACAGCAGTGAGCTTCATACAGCACTATTTTAACCCCAACTTTAAACGGGCCAACCCGGAGCTTCTGGCGAACCTAAAGAGACTCACACCTTCCAACAGGGCCAAGCTTGCCACTGGGCAAGATGTCTCCAACCACCCAAGTACTTTTCATCCAGTGCTGAATTCACCTGACATCTCTGCTGTTGTTG TTGCAGAGAACCTTTGCTGTATCCCAGGATCTTTGGATTCCAACATGCCCTGCTCCCAACAAGAAGTGGCCTCCTCCGCTCATTGTGGCTCTTATCCT GACTCATTTAGCCACCTCCAGCACACTGACCAGGATCCAAACTGGGAATCAGCTCATGTCCAGGACGACTTGTTTAGTCAACTCCAGCACACTGACCAGGATCCAAACGTTGAATCAGCTCATGTCCAGGACGACTTATTTAGTCAACTCCAGCACACTGACCAGGATCCAAACGTTGAATCAGCTCATGTCCAGGACAACTTATTTAGCCACCTTCTGTACACTGACCAGGATCCAGATCCCAGGAAGAATCACATGAACCTGGACACTGTATTCGATGCAGAAGATGAAATGCAG GCTGCTGATTTCTTCACTCTGCTTGACTTGTGA